A window of the Prosthecobacter debontii genome harbors these coding sequences:
- a CDS encoding SprT family zinc-dependent metalloprotease, with protein MPRSLRKLSQLWMDFQAGVRGNLEERALPRPLYVDGQGESPVNRRVKDQDGLELDEALTEECREILRQLDLAGAAKLIAVKWNHRLRSTAGYASFPSWKIELNPKLEEFDGQVRRTLLHELAHLVAYHRAGRRRIEPHGREWQQACADVGIPGETARHKLPLPRQEVARNLIYACSHCGLVVKRVRKFHRHTACSECCNRYNGGAYDSRFRFVLVEDLRKSKGA; from the coding sequence ATGCCCCGATCTCTGCGCAAACTTTCTCAACTGTGGATGGATTTCCAGGCCGGTGTCCGCGGAAACCTGGAAGAGCGGGCGCTGCCTCGACCTCTCTATGTGGATGGCCAGGGCGAATCACCGGTCAATCGTCGAGTCAAAGACCAAGACGGTCTCGAACTGGACGAGGCCCTCACGGAGGAATGTCGGGAAATCCTGCGCCAATTGGATCTCGCCGGTGCGGCTAAGCTGATTGCGGTGAAGTGGAATCATCGGCTCAGAAGCACGGCGGGTTATGCGAGTTTTCCTTCCTGGAAGATCGAACTGAATCCCAAACTGGAGGAATTTGACGGTCAGGTGCGGCGCACCCTGCTGCATGAGCTGGCTCATCTGGTGGCCTATCACCGGGCTGGCCGTCGCCGGATCGAACCCCACGGTCGTGAGTGGCAGCAGGCCTGTGCCGATGTCGGTATCCCTGGCGAAACCGCCCGTCATAAATTACCACTGCCTCGCCAAGAGGTGGCGCGCAATCTGATCTACGCCTGCTCTCACTGCGGTCTTGTGGTCAAACGCGTGCGCAAGTTTCACCGCCACACGGCCTGCAGTGAATGCTGCAATCGCTACAACGGCGGCGCTTATGACTCGCGATTCCGGTTCGTGCTGGTGGAGGACCTCCGAAAGTCCAAAGGTGCATAG
- the epsC gene encoding serine O-acetyltransferase EpsC, whose amino-acid sequence MALKEDWMRGGLADVSPRQAAAVAGEDRGQAPDRHLPDAAFASILPFNSMDCRQEEIVQSLMASYCEVGGINHVDCGALPSKQAIASLCEDLLQVLFPGFYSEDAVSSQDLELMTHELVASIRERLRTEVRRSLRLRDQSGNHHEEAMKLVCDFMVKLPEVRRLLQTDVQAAFEGDPAARSYEEIILAYPGLEAIAVQRTAHLLYTLGVPLIPRMMTEWAHGRTGIDIHPGAQIGSHFFIDHGTGVVIGETCSIGTRVKLYQGVGLVARSLAQGQALAGKKRHPTIEDNVTIYAGATIVGGDTIVGARSTIGANVFLMESVAPDMVYALGDQEHRIRDRKSTPVTKAPKTPEKEAV is encoded by the coding sequence ATGGCGCTGAAAGAAGACTGGATGCGGGGTGGTCTGGCGGACGTATCCCCGAGGCAGGCCGCTGCGGTGGCGGGTGAGGATCGTGGTCAAGCCCCGGACCGCCATTTGCCAGATGCGGCTTTTGCTTCTATTTTACCTTTCAACTCAATGGATTGCCGACAGGAAGAGATCGTTCAGAGCCTCATGGCCTCGTATTGCGAGGTCGGCGGGATCAACCATGTGGACTGCGGGGCGCTGCCCTCCAAGCAAGCGATTGCCTCGCTCTGTGAAGACCTCCTTCAGGTGCTGTTTCCCGGTTTCTACTCCGAAGACGCCGTTTCCTCTCAGGATCTGGAGCTGATGACCCATGAGCTGGTGGCCAGCATCCGTGAGCGTCTCCGCACGGAGGTGCGTCGCAGCCTACGCCTGCGTGATCAAAGCGGCAATCACCATGAGGAAGCCATGAAGCTGGTCTGTGACTTCATGGTCAAGCTGCCGGAGGTGCGGCGTCTGCTGCAAACCGATGTCCAGGCGGCCTTTGAGGGCGATCCTGCGGCCCGCAGTTATGAGGAAATCATTTTGGCCTACCCAGGCCTGGAAGCCATTGCTGTCCAACGCACGGCGCACCTCCTCTACACCCTGGGGGTGCCGCTGATCCCACGCATGATGACGGAGTGGGCGCATGGACGCACGGGGATCGATATCCATCCCGGAGCGCAGATCGGCAGCCACTTCTTCATTGACCATGGCACGGGCGTGGTGATCGGCGAGACGTGCAGCATCGGCACCCGCGTGAAGCTTTATCAAGGCGTGGGTCTCGTCGCTCGCTCGCTGGCGCAGGGTCAAGCTCTGGCCGGGAAAAAACGCCACCCCACCATCGAGGACAACGTCACCATCTATGCTGGGGCCACCATCGTCGGCGGTGATACCATCGTCGGGGCCCGCAGCACGATCGGCGCGAACGTTTTCCTCATGGAAAGTGTGGCTCCCGACATGGTGTATGCCCTGGGCGACCAGGAGCATCGCATCCGGGATCGCAAGAGCACCCCTGTCACGAAAGCTCCGAAAACCCCCGAAAAGGAGGCGGTCTGA
- a CDS encoding UPF0175 family protein, translating to MSITLEVDDAVLQQLPLGPGERERHMQIELAARYYARGWLSLGRAAAMAGLDHFAFGCELAERGIPRNYDLTAAVEDISDARGQSNRSSLFIHDDLRDLILGQAGE from the coding sequence ATGAGCATTACCCTGGAAGTCGATGACGCGGTGCTCCAGCAGTTGCCCCTGGGACCTGGCGAGCGAGAGCGGCATATGCAGATCGAACTGGCGGCGCGCTATTACGCTCGTGGCTGGTTAAGCCTGGGACGTGCCGCAGCGATGGCGGGGCTGGATCATTTCGCGTTTGGTTGTGAGTTGGCAGAGCGTGGCATTCCGCGCAATTACGATCTGACGGCGGCGGTGGAGGACATCTCAGATGCTCGTGGTCAATCCAATCGAAGCTCGCTTTTCATCCATGATGATCTGCGGGATCTGATTCTTGGACAGGCGGGTGAGTGA
- a CDS encoding argonaute/piwi family protein, which translates to MNPPISQLSDHFLLPEARLLFHPERRQEVEEHPLIGLVRFGPYSRNLLQAVLDPIRIAIIAPFGGLKFVKGLLTELHQRHRPSERRAYLTEYPGFTSIFRVGLEIASDTAIFEFPQAFDEALNNAKAPYVTLAEGLSRAISVVEAHRHEFDIIAIYLPHRWQAGFYSSEIDGFDLHDYLKATMATRGIPTQIITDNALTYKCRCSVAWRLSIALYCKAGGVPWKMASADPETAFIGLSYAMREQQSKGSRFVTCCSQVFDSEGSGLEFVAFETDDVHVERDNPFLSRNEMRRVMSRSLGLYQRRHGGRIPQRVVVHKSTQFKSDEIEGCFDAFRGSLAIDLIQVQQDVGWRGVLIHAPSDPNKTKGAPDGYPVHRGTSLQLDGRTMLLWTQGNAPTAVGGKDFYKEGKGIPTPLMLRRYAGHGSWEPHCQAILGLTKMNWNNDGLYDRLPVTLAYAQVLARVIKRMPTLNPQTYQFRYFM; encoded by the coding sequence ATGAACCCACCAATTTCACAACTGTCTGACCATTTCCTGCTACCAGAAGCGAGGCTTTTGTTTCACCCAGAGCGTCGACAAGAAGTGGAAGAACATCCACTAATAGGGCTTGTTCGTTTTGGACCTTATAGCCGTAATTTACTCCAAGCAGTTTTAGACCCGATACGCATTGCAATAATCGCTCCATTTGGAGGATTAAAATTCGTAAAAGGCTTATTAACCGAACTTCATCAGCGGCACAGGCCAAGTGAACGAAGGGCATATCTCACTGAATATCCTGGATTTACTAGCATTTTCCGCGTAGGTCTTGAAATAGCTTCTGACACTGCAATTTTTGAATTTCCACAAGCTTTCGATGAGGCATTGAATAATGCTAAAGCCCCTTATGTAACATTGGCAGAGGGGCTTTCCAGAGCAATTTCAGTGGTCGAAGCACACAGGCATGAATTCGACATTATTGCCATATATTTGCCTCACCGATGGCAAGCTGGTTTTTATAGCTCTGAGATTGATGGCTTTGATTTGCATGATTACCTCAAGGCCACGATGGCAACACGTGGCATTCCAACGCAAATCATAACTGATAATGCGTTGACATACAAATGCCGTTGTAGTGTTGCCTGGAGATTGTCTATAGCGCTTTATTGCAAAGCTGGAGGAGTGCCATGGAAAATGGCTAGTGCGGATCCTGAAACAGCTTTCATAGGCCTAAGCTATGCCATGAGAGAGCAGCAATCGAAGGGGTCAAGATTTGTGACTTGTTGCAGCCAAGTATTTGACTCTGAAGGCTCTGGTCTAGAATTTGTTGCCTTCGAAACCGATGACGTCCATGTCGAAAGAGATAATCCATTTCTTAGTAGAAATGAGATGCGGCGAGTTATGAGTCGAAGCTTGGGACTTTATCAAAGACGTCATGGGGGAAGGATTCCGCAACGCGTTGTAGTACACAAATCCACACAATTTAAATCTGATGAAATCGAAGGTTGCTTTGACGCATTTCGGGGTTCTCTTGCCATTGATCTAATTCAAGTTCAACAAGATGTCGGATGGAGGGGAGTTCTCATTCACGCACCCTCCGATCCTAACAAAACGAAAGGTGCACCTGACGGTTATCCAGTCCATCGAGGCACCTCACTTCAATTAGACGGAAGAACGATGTTGTTGTGGACTCAAGGGAATGCTCCCACCGCAGTAGGCGGGAAGGACTTCTATAAAGAAGGCAAAGGCATTCCCACCCCCTTGATGTTGCGCAGATATGCAGGGCATGGAAGCTGGGAACCTCACTGCCAAGCCATTTTAGGTTTGACTAAAATGAATTGGAATAACGATGGCCTTTACGATCGCTTGCCTGTCACATTAGCATACGCGCAAGTACTGGCTAGAGTAATTAAACGGATGCCCACACTGAATCCTCAAACTTATCAATTTCGTTATTTTATGTAG
- a CDS encoding SIR2 family NAD-dependent protein deacylase, which produces MTASDFLKIYNSRSHSLMWFLGAGASASSGIPTAGDMIWNFKRTIYCAEQKVPIRACEDLSNPLLQRRIQEYIDSTGRFPKPNSETEYAELFLNACPDEADRRRFIDRMVSKATTSFGHLALAVLAALEKTRIIWTTNFDRNIEDAAAKIFQTTAKLTVATLDSPKLATETLIEDRWPVLVKLHGDFQSRKLKNTSDELIKQDEEMRLSLTEASKRFGLIVLGYSGRDDSIMDALESALHNGKGFPGGLFWVCRPGSPPYQRAVKLIEKAQSVGVFAHLIESPGFDEFMADVLLMEQEISPKLAQHLDSALPRVSDAEPPPREGDWPVVRLNALPIISYPTLCRRLACKIGGQKEVREAVRTSGTDILAVRRRSGVLAFGSDSDVRSTFSNYQITEWDLHPIESDRLYFDSMESSLINEAFVKALATNRSLVSCRRGNINVLAINYRDTTNRHYDPLRQVCGSLTGKIPKAGIAWAEAITIRLELRQQALWLLFEPTTWVESLPGRRVSDNEKEFHRQRSASRYNKNWNQLLAAWSALITGNNQTARIAAFNTGAGVDAVFEISGNTAFSRHRSRK; this is translated from the coding sequence ATGACAGCCTCGGATTTCCTGAAAATATATAACTCACGATCTCACAGTCTGATGTGGTTCCTTGGAGCTGGAGCATCAGCATCGTCGGGAATACCCACGGCGGGAGATATGATCTGGAATTTCAAACGCACCATTTATTGTGCGGAACAAAAAGTGCCAATTCGCGCATGTGAGGACCTGAGCAATCCTCTTCTTCAGCGACGCATTCAAGAATATATAGATAGCACAGGCAGATTCCCAAAACCAAATAGCGAAACCGAATACGCAGAGCTATTTTTAAATGCTTGTCCAGATGAGGCTGACCGTCGCCGATTTATCGATCGCATGGTTTCTAAAGCCACCACATCATTTGGCCATCTAGCTCTTGCTGTCCTAGCTGCATTGGAGAAAACGCGAATAATTTGGACCACAAATTTCGACAGGAATATTGAAGATGCTGCCGCCAAGATTTTCCAGACTACAGCAAAACTGACTGTTGCAACTCTCGATTCCCCAAAGCTTGCTACAGAAACTTTAATTGAAGATCGATGGCCAGTTCTGGTTAAACTACATGGCGATTTTCAATCCAGAAAACTCAAGAACACATCTGATGAATTAATCAAACAAGATGAAGAAATGCGACTTAGCTTAACTGAGGCCAGTAAACGTTTCGGTCTTATTGTATTAGGTTATAGTGGACGTGATGACTCTATAATGGATGCGTTAGAATCAGCGTTACACAACGGCAAGGGTTTCCCAGGAGGGCTTTTCTGGGTATGCCGTCCAGGTTCTCCTCCTTATCAAAGAGCAGTTAAACTGATTGAAAAAGCTCAATCAGTAGGAGTGTTTGCGCATTTGATTGAATCACCTGGCTTTGATGAATTTATGGCGGATGTGCTATTGATGGAGCAAGAGATAAGCCCAAAATTGGCTCAGCATTTGGATTCAGCACTTCCACGCGTGAGCGATGCGGAACCCCCTCCACGGGAAGGAGACTGGCCTGTTGTACGTCTGAACGCATTGCCCATCATTTCTTATCCGACGTTGTGTCGACGTCTTGCCTGTAAAATTGGTGGGCAGAAGGAAGTACGTGAAGCAGTCCGCACTAGCGGCACGGATATCTTAGCGGTTCGTAGAAGGAGTGGAGTTCTTGCTTTTGGAAGTGATAGCGATGTCCGCTCCACGTTCTCAAATTACCAAATAACCGAATGGGATCTTCATCCGATTGAATCGGATCGCTTATATTTTGATTCCATGGAAAGCAGCTTGATTAATGAAGCCTTTGTCAAAGCTCTAGCTACAAACAGGTCATTAGTTTCTTGTCGAAGGGGAAATATCAATGTTTTGGCAATTAATTACAGAGACACCACAAATCGTCACTATGATCCTCTCCGGCAGGTTTGCGGTTCTCTAACGGGAAAGATCCCAAAAGCAGGCATTGCATGGGCGGAAGCTATAACTATACGTCTGGAACTCCGCCAACAGGCCTTATGGCTTTTATTTGAACCAACGACTTGGGTCGAAAGTCTGCCAGGAAGAAGGGTTTCAGATAATGAAAAGGAGTTTCATCGCCAGCGCTCAGCAAGTCGGTATAATAAAAATTGGAATCAACTTTTAGCAGCTTGGAGCGCGTTAATCACGGGCAATAATCAAACTGCTAGGATTGCCGCATTTAATACTGGAGCTGGCGTCGATGCCGTATTTGAGATCTCTGGAAACACTGCATTTTCCCGTCATAGAAGTCGCAAATGA
- a CDS encoding helix-turn-helix domain-containing protein, protein MLHGFSQTNLGSKLGIKQAAVSRVVHRSHLHWDTFMAIVQALGGTLEIRARFPDCEVPMWFTSGV, encoded by the coding sequence ATGCTGCACGGCTTCTCCCAAACCAATCTAGGTAGCAAGCTCGGCATCAAACAAGCCGCCGTCTCCCGCGTCGTGCACCGCAGTCATCTCCATTGGGATACCTTCATGGCCATCGTCCAAGCCCTCGGCGGCACCCTGGAAATCCGCGCCCGGTTTCCTGATTGTGAAGTTCCGATGTGGTTTACTTCGGGGGTGTGA
- a CDS encoding site-specific tyrosine recombinase yields the protein MTDALDSFILHLATERGLSTNYQLLVRRVLEALASWLKQDKNVEDISAVTTPHLTDYLARRKKDGLAASSARVELVAIKIFFRWLAARGKRQGDPAEPILPPRQEKHLPDTLNEAAARQLVESITGLDPLDRRDRAMLELFYASGLRLSELVNARLENLSVEEGWIRVTGKGNKTRLCPIGSAALEAMKAYLSLGRPALVKTKKTQSHIFLSVRGGVLTRERVWQIVRERARQAGLDESVHPHLLRHSFATHLLNNGADLRVIQEMLGHADIATTQIYTHVDQKRLKQVHLRFHPRA from the coding sequence ATGACCGATGCTCTGGACAGTTTTATCCTGCACCTCGCCACCGAGCGAGGTCTGTCCACGAACTACCAACTCCTCGTCCGCCGCGTTTTGGAGGCCCTGGCTTCCTGGCTGAAACAAGACAAAAACGTTGAAGACATCTCGGCCGTCACCACCCCGCACCTGACCGATTATCTCGCCCGTCGAAAAAAAGACGGCCTTGCGGCCTCCAGTGCCCGGGTCGAGCTGGTCGCGATCAAAATCTTCTTCCGCTGGCTGGCGGCTCGGGGCAAACGCCAGGGAGATCCCGCCGAGCCGATCCTGCCCCCACGTCAGGAGAAACACCTGCCTGATACGCTCAATGAGGCCGCCGCCCGACAGCTCGTCGAGTCCATCACCGGACTCGACCCGCTGGACCGTCGAGATCGTGCCATGCTGGAGCTTTTTTACGCCAGTGGCTTGCGGCTCTCCGAGCTGGTGAATGCCCGCCTCGAGAACCTCAGCGTCGAGGAAGGCTGGATCCGCGTGACCGGGAAAGGTAATAAAACCCGCCTCTGCCCCATCGGCTCAGCCGCCTTGGAGGCCATGAAAGCCTACCTCAGCCTGGGCCGCCCCGCTTTGGTGAAGACGAAAAAGACGCAGAGTCATATCTTTCTGTCCGTGCGCGGAGGGGTCCTCACGCGAGAGCGTGTGTGGCAGATCGTTCGCGAGCGTGCACGTCAGGCCGGTTTGGATGAAAGCGTGCACCCTCACCTCCTGCGCCACTCCTTCGCCACCCACCTGCTGAACAACGGCGCGGATCTCCGCGTCATCCAGGAGATGCTGGGCCACGCCGATATCGCCACCACGCAGATCTACACCCATGTCGATCAAAAGCGGCTGAAACAGGTGCATTTACGGTTTCATCCGCGCGCCTGA
- a CDS encoding c-type cytochrome domain-containing protein produces MKHLPVFLITATAAAAADFKKDVQPILEKNCYECHSEKHNKRKAGYVFDDLATLKLDINPKGAIVPGNPKESHFFEVVSNPDHKAHMPPDDNLSAKDLETLREWITDGAMLDKDGPKPELVPVKKDLPPIMSWTNFEGKKIKAGFVKLEGDMVYLRMPINGKEVPYPMDKLDAASQQQAKECAAP; encoded by the coding sequence ATGAAACACCTGCCCGTATTTCTCATCACTGCCACCGCGGCCGCTGCGGCGGATTTCAAAAAGGACGTTCAGCCGATCTTGGAGAAAAACTGCTACGAATGCCACAGCGAGAAGCATAACAAACGCAAGGCGGGCTATGTCTTTGATGATCTGGCGACGCTGAAGTTAGACATCAATCCGAAGGGGGCCATCGTGCCGGGGAATCCCAAAGAGAGTCACTTTTTTGAGGTCGTCTCGAATCCGGATCACAAGGCCCACATGCCACCGGATGATAACCTTTCCGCCAAAGACCTGGAAACCCTGCGCGAATGGATCACTGATGGGGCCATGCTGGATAAGGATGGGCCGAAGCCAGAACTGGTGCCGGTGAAGAAGGATCTGCCGCCGATCATGAGCTGGACGAACTTTGAGGGGAAAAAGATCAAAGCCGGGTTTGTGAAGCTGGAGGGGGACATGGTCTATCTGCGCATGCCGATCAACGGCAAGGAAGTACCCTATCCCATGGATAAGCTGGATGCGGCCAGCCAGCAGCAGGCGAAGGAGTGCGCGGCACCTTGA
- a CDS encoding MFS transporter, translated as MPAPKLTSTQWLICIIASIGFAFDIYELLMLPLIVKPALASLGGVGADGVPLLLPGTPQFTQWARMLFFIPALAGGIFGLLGGYLTDRLGRRRVLTYSILLYAFSACAAGFSQNLYQLLLFRCLVFIGVCVEFVAAVAWLAELFKDNVQREKVLGYTQAFSSIGGLLVAGANVLAAKWALDLPAIHGGHEAWRYTLISGVIPALPLILIRPFLPESPEWARKKAAGVLKRPSIRELFAPELVKTTVLTTLVFAASYGIAFGAIQQLPQILGAQALNTPNEAGHAAIISTAKAAVGKAVQETKAAGLPEVPVGKKRQIGGNASDEAVAKITFWQEIGGMMGRIALALLAVAIVSRRTLFRLFQIPSLIIVPLLFWWIAGQLNNPESLGMIKIGIFIAGFLTVSQFSFWGNYIPLVFPMHLRGTGESFAANIGGRVLGTAAAWITLTLAASDKPDPARIAIVGACVAGAYALIGAILTQFLPEPDPDQEH; from the coding sequence ATGCCCGCCCCAAAACTCACCTCCACCCAATGGTTGATCTGCATCATTGCCTCGATCGGCTTCGCTTTCGATATTTATGAGCTCCTGATGTTGCCATTGATCGTCAAACCTGCCTTGGCATCATTGGGGGGAGTCGGTGCAGATGGAGTTCCTCTCCTTTTACCAGGCACCCCACAATTCACCCAGTGGGCGCGAATGCTCTTTTTCATTCCCGCGTTGGCGGGCGGTATCTTTGGCTTGTTGGGGGGGTATCTCACGGACCGCCTAGGCCGTCGTCGCGTGCTGACCTACAGCATCTTGTTGTATGCATTCTCTGCATGTGCGGCCGGGTTTTCGCAAAACCTCTATCAGCTTCTCTTATTCCGCTGCCTTGTATTCATCGGTGTGTGTGTTGAGTTCGTCGCTGCGGTGGCTTGGCTGGCAGAGCTTTTCAAAGACAATGTGCAACGTGAAAAAGTGCTGGGTTACACCCAGGCCTTCTCTTCCATTGGTGGCCTGCTCGTCGCTGGTGCCAACGTCCTTGCCGCCAAGTGGGCACTGGATTTGCCAGCCATCCATGGAGGCCATGAAGCATGGCGCTACACCTTGATTTCCGGTGTTATCCCTGCACTGCCTTTGATCCTGATTCGTCCGTTCCTCCCTGAGTCGCCTGAATGGGCTCGTAAGAAGGCAGCGGGAGTCCTCAAGCGGCCGAGCATCCGCGAGTTGTTTGCTCCAGAACTCGTCAAGACCACTGTTTTGACCACGCTTGTCTTTGCCGCCAGCTATGGCATCGCTTTTGGGGCCATCCAGCAGCTCCCTCAAATCTTGGGTGCCCAGGCCTTGAATACGCCGAATGAAGCTGGCCACGCGGCCATTATTTCCACCGCCAAAGCCGCTGTTGGTAAAGCTGTGCAGGAGACCAAGGCCGCAGGCTTACCCGAAGTGCCTGTAGGCAAAAAACGTCAAATTGGCGGCAATGCCAGCGATGAGGCGGTGGCTAAGATTACCTTCTGGCAGGAGATCGGTGGCATGATGGGCCGTATTGCCCTGGCACTGCTGGCCGTTGCCATCGTCAGTCGTCGGACCTTGTTTCGCCTATTTCAGATCCCCTCTCTCATCATCGTGCCACTCCTGTTTTGGTGGATTGCAGGCCAGTTGAACAATCCTGAGAGCCTCGGGATGATCAAGATCGGCATCTTCATCGCTGGTTTCTTAACGGTTTCGCAGTTCAGCTTTTGGGGTAACTACATCCCTCTGGTCTTCCCCATGCATCTACGCGGCACGGGTGAGAGTTTTGCTGCCAACATCGGTGGACGTGTGTTGGGGACTGCTGCCGCCTGGATTACGCTCACTCTGGCGGCCTCCGATAAACCCGATCCAGCTCGTATCGCGATCGTTGGAGCCTGTGTTGCAGGAGCTTATGCCTTGATCGGTGCTATTCTCACGCAATTCTTGCCGGAGCCTGATCCCGATCAGGAGCATTGA